Proteins encoded by one window of Brevibacterium atlanticum:
- a CDS encoding rhomboid family intramembrane serine protease translates to MSSNHSPRFSDEESRILFGSDSSAGSPHSGRSANPPVAHLNTSVNRDHHLSRFVPVLVLLAVMWVVEIVDTLLPIDLDQFSLESWHPLSLYGLVTSPLLHSGFGHLMANTFPFLVLGLVIAVEGSRRFWQVTAITALASGLGAWLTTLPGHHIIGASGIVFGFFGYLAVRTWFTDDMLRKIVYFVIGFFIFVTYGASMIFGMLPQANDISWQGHLFGLAGGVFAAWLLHRRRAGADQTS, encoded by the coding sequence ATGAGTTCCAACCACTCCCCCCGTTTCTCCGACGAGGAATCACGGATCCTCTTCGGATCCGATTCCTCCGCCGGGTCTCCCCACTCCGGTCGCTCGGCGAACCCTCCGGTCGCCCACCTGAATACGAGCGTCAACCGCGATCATCATCTCTCGCGCTTCGTTCCGGTGCTCGTGCTGCTCGCGGTCATGTGGGTCGTCGAGATCGTCGACACGCTCCTGCCGATCGATCTCGATCAGTTCAGCCTCGAGTCCTGGCATCCGCTCTCGCTCTACGGCCTGGTCACCTCGCCGCTGCTGCATTCGGGCTTCGGCCATCTCATGGCCAACACGTTCCCCTTCCTCGTCCTCGGACTCGTCATCGCCGTCGAGGGGTCCCGCCGGTTCTGGCAGGTCACGGCCATCACCGCTCTGGCCTCCGGGCTCGGAGCCTGGCTGACGACCCTGCCCGGACACCACATCATCGGGGCCTCGGGCATCGTGTTCGGATTCTTCGGCTATCTGGCCGTGCGCACCTGGTTCACCGATGACATGCTGCGCAAAATCGTCTACTTCGTCATCGGGTTCTTCATCTTCGTCACCTATGGTGCGTCGATGATCTTCGGAATGCTCCCGCAGGCCAACGACATCTCCTGGCAGGGGCATCTCTTCGGGCTCGCCGGCGGCGTCTTCGCCGCATGGCTGCTCCACCGCAGGCGTGCGGGGGCGGACCAGACGAGCTGA
- a CDS encoding DUF3017 domain-containing protein yields the protein MRHPHPRHARRGRGRGPISKRWIYWKRRYAHPTRRDWVLLGCLLGAIAAAACSFIDFRLGAVVLAVVPAGLAVFRAMPPTWSEVWTNRSKAVDIATCVLFAVLLIGLAFIVPQSR from the coding sequence ATGCGACACCCTCACCCCCGTCACGCACGGCGGGGGCGGGGGAGAGGCCCGATCTCCAAGCGATGGATCTATTGGAAGCGCCGCTACGCGCATCCCACCCGTCGCGATTGGGTGCTGCTCGGGTGCCTCCTCGGGGCGATCGCCGCCGCTGCGTGCAGCTTCATCGACTTCCGCCTCGGCGCTGTCGTATTGGCCGTGGTGCCGGCGGGCCTGGCCGTGTTCCGAGCGATGCCGCCAACGTGGAGCGAAGTGTGGACCAATCGGTCGAAGGCCGTCGACATCGCCACCTGTGTGCTGTTCGCGGTGCTTCTCATCGGACTGGCGTTCATCGTCCCGCAGTCGCGGTGA
- a CDS encoding antitoxin, with protein MGLDDLTNKAKDALNSDKGEEISDQGLDKAADAANNVTGGKFEDQINQGRDGADDKLGND; from the coding sequence ATGGGACTCGACGATCTTACTAACAAAGCCAAGGACGCCTTGAATAGCGATAAGGGTGAAGAGATCAGCGACCAGGGCCTGGATAAGGCCGCGGACGCAGCCAACAATGTCACCGGTGGAAAGTTCGAAGACCAGATCAATCAGGGTCGCGACGGAGCCGACGACAAGCTTGGCAACGATTGA
- the glmU gene encoding bifunctional UDP-N-acetylglucosamine diphosphorylase/glucosamine-1-phosphate N-acetyltransferase GlmU translates to MSQTSPTAVIVLAAGQGTRMKSALPKVMHPIGGRSLLHHAVSAAAGTAPAHLIVVVRHERDQLVAHLDSLPLASQRTLLIADQDEVPGTGRATECALTQLPENLTGTIVVTYGDVPLLTTETINGLVAVHESASNAVTVLSAEVDDPTGYGRIVRDANGSLLRIVEQKDADETERAISEINSGIYAFDAAALKEGLASLTTDNAQGEKYLTDVIGHSREAGRPVAATATDDLWQVEGANDRVQLAQLGKELNRRQCEKFMRAGVSIIDPDTTWIDVDVAIGQDVTVLPGTQLLGATDIAAGAVIGPDTTLKDTEVGAGAHVVRTHGELARIGPDADVGPFAYLRPGTSLGEGGKIGTFVETKNADIGKGAKVPHLSYVGDAEIGEGTNIGAASVFVNYDGVNKHRTVIGKHARMGSDNMYVAPVTVGDGAYSGASTTVRKDVPAGALAISVAPQRNLEGWVQTNRPGTSAAQAAENASEGEPDQ, encoded by the coding sequence ATGTCGCAGACATCACCGACCGCCGTCATCGTCCTCGCCGCCGGCCAGGGAACCCGCATGAAGTCGGCGCTTCCCAAGGTGATGCATCCCATCGGAGGGCGCTCCCTGCTCCACCACGCCGTGTCCGCCGCGGCAGGCACCGCGCCCGCGCACCTCATCGTCGTCGTCCGTCACGAACGCGACCAGCTCGTCGCTCATCTCGACTCCCTGCCCCTGGCCTCCCAGCGCACCCTGCTCATCGCCGATCAGGACGAGGTCCCCGGCACCGGCCGGGCCACCGAATGCGCGCTCACCCAGCTGCCCGAGAACCTCACCGGCACCATCGTCGTCACCTACGGCGACGTTCCGCTGCTGACCACGGAGACCATCAACGGCCTCGTCGCCGTCCACGAATCCGCGTCCAATGCCGTGACCGTCCTGTCCGCCGAGGTGGACGACCCCACCGGGTACGGACGCATCGTCCGCGACGCGAACGGATCCCTGCTGCGCATCGTCGAACAGAAGGACGCCGACGAGACCGAACGCGCCATCAGCGAGATCAACTCCGGCATCTACGCCTTCGACGCTGCGGCGCTCAAGGAGGGTCTGGCCTCCCTGACGACCGACAACGCGCAGGGAGAGAAGTACCTCACTGACGTCATCGGCCACTCCCGCGAGGCCGGCCGTCCCGTCGCCGCCACCGCCACCGACGACCTGTGGCAGGTCGAAGGCGCAAACGATCGGGTGCAGCTGGCGCAGCTGGGCAAGGAGCTCAACCGCCGGCAGTGCGAGAAGTTCATGCGCGCCGGGGTCTCCATCATCGACCCCGACACCACCTGGATCGACGTCGACGTCGCGATCGGTCAGGACGTCACCGTCCTGCCCGGCACCCAGCTGCTCGGCGCCACCGACATCGCCGCCGGCGCCGTGATCGGACCGGACACCACTCTCAAGGACACCGAGGTGGGCGCAGGCGCCCACGTCGTGCGCACGCACGGTGAACTCGCCCGGATCGGCCCCGACGCCGACGTCGGACCGTTCGCCTACCTGCGACCGGGCACCAGCCTCGGCGAGGGTGGAAAGATCGGCACCTTCGTGGAGACGAAGAATGCCGACATCGGCAAGGGAGCGAAGGTTCCTCACCTGTCCTACGTCGGCGACGCCGAGATCGGCGAGGGCACGAACATCGGAGCCGCCTCGGTGTTCGTCAACTACGACGGCGTCAACAAGCACCGCACCGTCATCGGCAAGCACGCACGCATGGGCTCGGACAATATGTATGTCGCCCCTGTCACGGTGGGCGACGGCGCCTATTCGGGTGCGAGCACGACGGTGCGCAAGGATGTCCCTGCAGGAGCGTTGGCCATCTCGGTGGCCCCACAGCGCAACCTGGAGGGCTGGGTCCAAACCAATCGTCCCGGCACGTCTGCAGCGCAGGCGGCCGAAAACGCATCCGAAGGGGAACCGGATCAGTGA
- a CDS encoding UvrD-helicase domain-containing protein, whose translation MTAAAEHIDHAAGAETRAAELLTGLNPRQREAVIHTGSPLLIVAGAGSGKTTVLTRRIAYALATGRAHPGEVLAITFTNKAAKEMAERVSSIVGPASRAMWVSTFHSSCVRILRREAKVLGMKSNFTIYDAQDAQRLVAQILKELGLDTKKYAPRAILHRISNLKNDLQTPDDYIPRPNNPADEVLADVFKRYTSRLRLANAFDFDDLIAETVHLFGAFPEVADSYRRRFRHILVDEYQDTNPAQYALIKALAGDGAGGTTGAELTVVGDADQSIYAFRGATVRNIVEFEKDFPNADTILLEQNYRSTQNILDAANAVIANNDDRREKKLWTSEGSGEPIIGWVAENEQGEARFIVDRIDDLIDEEKYTYGDFAVFYRTNAQSRAIEDALVRSGIPYKVVGGTRFYERKEIKDALAYLRVVANPDDDVNLRRILNVPKRSIGDRTEGLIADFADREGISFFTALSRLDEIPHLSSRALTSVQKFYDLMQDLRSTAESSPLSRVIEAILEQSGYLESLQKSTDPQDESRVDNLAELVAVAEDFVATREAAAVDPDGDDSGSQASDGQSAVTTDEADTDAEATERDDESTGAQTATSATGDDEAAESEESAVEAAPGVGPAAIDQFLEQVALTSDTDQIPDAELGQVTLMTLHTAKGLEFPVVFLTGLEDGGFPHARSFENPQELSEERRLAYVGLTRARQRLLVTRAETRSMWGQPQYNPPSRFLGEIPESLITWENTGSFSGGFGTGGLSGGFGSGGYGAGGYGSGGSSSGYSGGSRGFGSSRSTGGSSRSRSGSGASAPVAGFPNRIRPNREVVSVEVGEKVSHESFGLGTVTEVNGVGDKTVAVVDFGSAGSKRLLLRYAPIEKLG comes from the coding sequence ATGACTGCTGCAGCTGAACACATCGACCATGCCGCCGGTGCCGAGACCCGAGCGGCCGAACTCCTCACCGGGCTCAATCCCCGCCAGCGCGAGGCCGTGATCCACACCGGGTCCCCGCTGCTCATCGTCGCCGGTGCCGGATCGGGCAAGACCACGGTGCTCACTCGCCGTATCGCCTATGCGCTGGCCACGGGACGTGCCCATCCCGGCGAGGTGCTCGCCATCACCTTCACGAACAAGGCAGCGAAGGAGATGGCCGAACGCGTCTCCTCCATCGTCGGCCCGGCCTCTCGCGCGATGTGGGTCTCGACGTTCCACTCCTCCTGCGTCCGCATCCTCCGCCGGGAGGCGAAGGTGCTGGGCATGAAGTCGAACTTCACGATCTATGACGCTCAGGACGCTCAGCGCCTCGTCGCTCAGATCCTCAAGGAACTCGGCCTCGACACGAAGAAGTATGCGCCGCGGGCCATACTGCATCGGATCTCGAACCTCAAGAACGACCTGCAGACCCCCGACGACTACATCCCACGGCCGAACAACCCCGCCGATGAGGTGCTCGCCGACGTCTTCAAGCGCTACACCTCCCGCCTGCGGCTGGCCAATGCCTTCGACTTCGACGATCTCATCGCCGAGACGGTTCACCTCTTCGGAGCCTTCCCCGAGGTGGCCGATTCCTACCGTCGTCGCTTCCGCCACATCCTCGTCGACGAGTACCAGGACACGAACCCGGCCCAGTATGCACTCATCAAAGCCCTCGCCGGGGATGGTGCCGGAGGGACCACAGGTGCCGAACTCACCGTCGTCGGCGACGCCGACCAGTCCATCTACGCCTTCCGCGGGGCGACGGTGCGCAATATCGTCGAGTTCGAGAAGGACTTCCCGAACGCGGACACCATCCTCCTCGAGCAGAACTACCGCTCTACGCAGAACATCCTCGACGCGGCGAACGCGGTCATCGCGAACAACGACGACCGTCGTGAGAAGAAGCTGTGGACCTCCGAGGGCTCGGGTGAGCCGATCATCGGGTGGGTCGCCGAGAACGAGCAGGGCGAGGCTCGGTTCATCGTCGACCGCATCGATGACCTCATCGACGAGGAGAAGTACACCTACGGTGACTTCGCCGTCTTCTACCGCACGAACGCACAGTCGCGTGCGATCGAGGATGCCCTGGTGCGGTCGGGCATTCCCTACAAGGTCGTCGGCGGCACCCGCTTCTACGAGCGCAAGGAGATCAAGGACGCCCTCGCTTACCTGCGTGTGGTGGCGAACCCCGATGACGACGTCAATCTGCGCCGCATCCTCAATGTGCCCAAACGTTCCATCGGCGATCGCACCGAGGGCCTCATCGCTGATTTCGCCGACCGTGAGGGCATCAGCTTCTTCACCGCGCTGAGCCGCCTCGATGAGATCCCGCACCTGAGTTCGCGGGCCCTGACCTCGGTGCAGAAGTTCTACGATCTCATGCAGGATCTGCGGTCGACGGCCGAGTCCTCGCCTCTGTCGCGGGTCATCGAAGCGATCCTCGAACAGTCCGGTTACCTCGAATCGCTGCAGAAGAGCACGGATCCGCAGGACGAATCCCGAGTGGACAATCTCGCCGAACTCGTCGCCGTGGCCGAGGATTTCGTCGCCACCCGTGAGGCCGCCGCCGTCGATCCCGACGGCGATGACTCCGGTTCCCAAGCGTCGGATGGTCAGTCCGCAGTCACGACCGATGAGGCAGACACCGACGCCGAGGCGACCGAGCGTGACGACGAATCGACCGGTGCGCAGACCGCCACGTCCGCAACCGGCGATGACGAGGCTGCAGAGAGCGAGGAATCGGCTGTCGAAGCGGCGCCCGGGGTGGGTCCTGCGGCCATCGACCAGTTCCTCGAGCAGGTGGCTCTGACCTCGGACACCGATCAGATCCCTGATGCCGAACTCGGCCAGGTCACACTGATGACGCTGCACACGGCGAAGGGGCTGGAGTTCCCGGTCGTCTTCCTCACCGGACTCGAGGACGGCGGCTTCCCCCATGCTCGGTCGTTCGAGAATCCACAGGAACTCTCCGAGGAACGGCGTCTGGCCTATGTCGGACTCACGCGCGCCCGTCAGCGACTGCTCGTCACCCGTGCCGAAACCCGCAGCATGTGGGGTCAGCCGCAGTACAACCCGCCGAGCCGGTTCCTCGGTGAGATCCCGGAGAGCCTCATCACCTGGGAGAACACAGGCAGCTTCTCTGGTGGATTCGGAACCGGCGGGCTGTCCGGAGGATTCGGATCGGGAGGGTACGGCGCCGGCGGATACGGTTCCGGCGGCTCTTCGTCCGGCTACTCCGGCGGCTCCCGGGGCTTCGGCTCGTCGCGATCGACGGGCGGTTCATCCCGGTCGCGGTCGGGTTCGGGTGCTTCGGCGCCGGTGGCCGGGTTCCCCAACCGGATCCGCCCGAATCGAGAGGTCGTCTCCGTCGAGGTCGGAGAGAAGGTCTCGCACGAGTCCTTCGGCCTCGGCACCGTCACCGAGGTCAACGGGGTCGGTGACAAGACCGTCGCGGTCGTCGACTTCGGTTCGGCCGGGTCGAAGCGACTGCTGCTGCGCTACGCCCCGATCGAAAAGCTCGGCTGA
- a CDS encoding alpha/beta fold hydrolase, translating into MSSHDYNRYRVDVDGGQLSVGVWEPVAAGPGHVPTVCVIHGITSNHLFFAGLVSALPEVRVIGPDLRGRADSRTLPGPFGMAAHARDVRAAIDAFAPEGPVVLVGHSMGGFVAMTLAGMSDEDDTGAEAARRFRGPVLIDGGLPLPVGQPTGGDPVDDLNDDDLDTDDLIAAVLGPAAERLSMSFATVEEYLAFFAAHPAFVDGLDTVATESFVYDLAAKDDHSFQPSTSVEAMQSDSADMYTGSAYADALATVMGDKDRQGEVVFLFAERDLVAAEPGLYPPELVEDYAKQWPRLSVIDVQGTNHYDILLTETGIDACADAVVGRLGAAADSAVD; encoded by the coding sequence ATGTCGTCACACGATTACAACCGGTACCGGGTCGACGTGGACGGCGGTCAGCTGTCCGTGGGGGTGTGGGAGCCCGTGGCCGCCGGGCCCGGGCATGTGCCCACGGTCTGCGTCATCCACGGCATCACCTCGAACCATCTGTTCTTCGCCGGTCTCGTCTCCGCTCTGCCCGAGGTCCGCGTCATCGGCCCCGACCTGCGTGGTCGCGCCGATTCCCGGACCCTGCCGGGACCGTTCGGCATGGCGGCCCACGCCCGTGACGTCCGCGCCGCGATCGACGCCTTCGCCCCTGAGGGACCAGTGGTCCTCGTCGGGCATTCGATGGGCGGCTTCGTTGCGATGACCCTCGCGGGGATGAGCGATGAGGATGACACCGGCGCCGAGGCGGCTCGACGTTTCCGCGGACCCGTGCTCATCGACGGCGGACTTCCGCTGCCCGTGGGGCAGCCGACCGGCGGTGACCCGGTCGATGACCTCAACGACGATGACCTCGACACCGACGATCTCATCGCCGCCGTGCTCGGCCCCGCCGCCGAGCGTCTGTCGATGAGCTTTGCCACGGTCGAGGAGTACCTCGCGTTCTTCGCCGCCCACCCGGCGTTCGTCGACGGACTCGACACCGTGGCCACTGAGAGCTTCGTCTACGACCTCGCGGCCAAGGACGACCATTCGTTCCAACCTTCCACCTCGGTCGAAGCCATGCAGTCCGATTCGGCCGACATGTACACCGGTTCCGCCTACGCCGATGCGCTGGCCACGGTGATGGGGGATAAGGATCGGCAGGGTGAGGTCGTCTTCCTCTTCGCCGAACGCGATCTCGTCGCCGCCGAACCCGGGCTCTATCCGCCCGAGCTCGTCGAGGACTACGCGAAACAGTGGCCGCGGCTGTCCGTCATCGACGTGCAGGGCACGAACCACTACGACATCCTGCTCACCGAGACCGGCATCGACGCCTGCGCCGATGCCGTCGTCGGTCGACTTGGTGCCGCCGCAGACAGTGCCGTAGACTAG
- a CDS encoding ribose-phosphate diphosphokinase translates to MNEITTAGDKKLVLVSGRANPELAEQVAENLGTELLPTDIYNFANGEIYVRYSESVRGSDVFVLQSHCAPINEWLMEQLIMVDALKRASAKRITVIAPFFPYARQDKKHRGREPISARLVADLYKTAGADRIITVDLHTAQIQGYFDGPVDHLIAMPILAGYVKDKYPGDLAVVSPDAGRIKVAENWSNALGGVPLAFIHKTRDITRPNETKANRVVGEVEGRTCVLVDDMIDTGGTIVQAADACMAAGATGVIVVSTHAVFSGPAVERLSNSVAQEVIVTNTLPLSVDKTFDKLTILSIAPLIARAVHEVFEDGSVTSLFEV, encoded by the coding sequence GTGAATGAGATAACGACGGCCGGCGACAAGAAGCTCGTCCTGGTCAGCGGTCGGGCGAATCCCGAACTCGCCGAACAAGTCGCGGAGAACCTGGGGACCGAACTCCTCCCCACCGACATCTACAACTTCGCCAACGGTGAGATCTACGTCCGGTACTCCGAGTCGGTCCGCGGCAGCGACGTCTTCGTCCTCCAGTCCCACTGCGCACCCATCAACGAATGGCTGATGGAGCAGCTGATCATGGTCGACGCCCTCAAGCGTGCCTCGGCCAAGCGGATCACGGTCATCGCACCGTTCTTCCCCTACGCCCGCCAGGACAAGAAGCACCGCGGACGCGAACCCATCTCCGCCCGCCTCGTCGCCGACCTCTACAAGACCGCCGGCGCCGACCGCATCATCACCGTCGACCTGCACACCGCGCAGATCCAGGGCTACTTCGACGGCCCCGTCGACCACCTCATCGCCATGCCGATCCTCGCCGGCTACGTCAAGGACAAGTACCCCGGCGATCTCGCCGTGGTCTCGCCCGACGCCGGCCGCATCAAGGTCGCCGAGAACTGGTCGAACGCACTCGGCGGAGTGCCCCTGGCGTTCATCCACAAGACCCGCGACATCACCCGCCCGAACGAGACCAAGGCCAACCGCGTCGTCGGTGAGGTCGAGGGACGCACCTGCGTGCTCGTCGACGACATGATCGACACCGGCGGCACCATCGTCCAGGCCGCCGACGCGTGCATGGCCGCCGGCGCCACCGGCGTCATCGTCGTGTCCACGCATGCGGTGTTCTCCGGCCCGGCCGTCGAACGCCTGTCGAACTCCGTGGCCCAAGAGGTCATCGTCACCAACACCCTGCCGCTGAGTGTGGACAAGACCTTCGACAAGCTCACCATCCTCTCGATCGCCCCGCTCATCGCCCGTGCCGTGCACGAAGTGTTCGAAGACGGATCGGTCACCAGCCTCTTCGAGGTCTGA
- the pth gene encoding aminoacyl-tRNA hydrolase: protein MTNEAWLVFGLGNPGPKYESTRHNIGQMVVAELASRIGTTLTRTKLRTNVGTGRLPSGSVPGVPGPRVVLGTSTGYMNESGGPVRQLADFYGIPTDRIIAVHDDVDIPFDTIKIKLGGGEGGHNGLRSMTSVLGTKSYLRVRAGVGRPPGRQDTADYVLRPFAKAERETLPIFLADLADAVESLINEGLDTAQQKFHSR, encoded by the coding sequence ATGACGAACGAGGCATGGTTGGTATTCGGCCTGGGCAATCCGGGGCCGAAATACGAATCGACCCGTCACAACATCGGGCAGATGGTCGTGGCTGAGCTCGCTTCCCGCATCGGGACGACGCTGACCCGGACGAAGCTGCGCACGAATGTCGGCACCGGGCGACTGCCCAGCGGCAGCGTGCCGGGTGTGCCCGGACCCCGGGTGGTGCTGGGAACCTCGACCGGGTATATGAACGAATCCGGCGGGCCGGTGCGTCAGCTCGCCGACTTCTACGGCATTCCGACCGATCGGATCATCGCCGTCCACGACGACGTGGATATCCCCTTCGACACCATCAAGATCAAGCTCGGAGGGGGAGAGGGCGGACACAATGGTCTGCGGTCGATGACCTCCGTGCTGGGCACGAAGAGCTATCTGCGAGTTCGTGCCGGCGTCGGACGGCCTCCGGGTCGGCAGGACACCGCGGACTATGTGCTCCGCCCGTTCGCAAAGGCCGAGCGGGAGACGCTGCCGATCTTTCTCGCCGACCTTGCCGATGCTGTCGAGTCCCTCATCAACGAGGGTCTGGACACAGCGCAGCAGAAGTTCCACTCACGCTGA
- the purH gene encoding bifunctional phosphoribosylaminoimidazolecarboxamide formyltransferase/IMP cyclohydrolase — MTGTRAIKRALISVYDKTGLEDLARGLSAAGVQIVSTGSTAAKIAEAGVEVTKVEELTGFPECLEGRVKTLHPRVHAGILADSRKPDHLDQLAELEIDPFDLVIVNLYPFADTVASGAGFDDCIEQIDIGGPSMVRAAAKNHPTVTVVTDPTDYQAVLDAAAGEGFDLAARRSFAARAFAHTAAYDTAVAAWFAAELGTDDQPAFAGITGEKIADLRYGENPHQAAAVYADGTRGIAGATLLGGKAMSYNNYTDTDAAIRAAFDFDQPAVAIIKHANPCGIAVGKTAAAAHASAHACDPLSAYGGVIATNREVDSELAASIKPIFTECLAAPSFTEEALEILSTKKNLRLLELGDVDVPASEIKPISGGFLVQDRDAFQAEGDSPENWTLAAGSAASPEVLADLEFAWRAGRAVKSNAILLAKDGASVGVGMGQVNRVDSAKLAVERAGSERAAGSVAASDAFFPFPDGLQILIDAGVTAVVQPGGSIRDDEVIAAAAEAGITMYLTGSRHFFH; from the coding sequence GTGACAGGAACCCGCGCGATCAAGAGAGCGCTGATCAGCGTCTACGACAAGACCGGATTGGAGGATCTGGCCCGCGGACTGAGCGCCGCCGGCGTGCAGATCGTGTCGACCGGGTCGACGGCTGCGAAGATCGCCGAGGCGGGGGTCGAGGTCACGAAGGTCGAAGAGCTGACCGGGTTCCCCGAATGTCTCGAAGGGCGGGTCAAGACCCTCCACCCGCGCGTGCACGCCGGGATCCTCGCCGATTCCCGCAAACCCGATCACCTCGATCAGCTGGCGGAGCTCGAGATCGACCCCTTCGACCTCGTCATCGTCAACCTCTATCCCTTCGCCGACACGGTCGCCAGCGGCGCCGGCTTCGACGACTGCATCGAACAGATCGACATCGGGGGACCCTCGATGGTGCGCGCAGCTGCGAAGAACCACCCCACTGTCACCGTCGTCACCGATCCGACCGATTACCAGGCTGTGCTCGATGCAGCGGCAGGAGAGGGATTCGACCTCGCGGCGCGACGCTCGTTCGCTGCCCGCGCCTTCGCCCACACCGCGGCTTATGACACCGCCGTGGCCGCATGGTTCGCCGCCGAGCTCGGCACCGATGACCAGCCTGCCTTCGCCGGGATCACCGGAGAGAAGATCGCGGACCTGCGCTACGGAGAGAACCCGCATCAGGCCGCCGCTGTCTACGCCGACGGGACCCGCGGAATCGCCGGGGCCACGCTGCTCGGCGGCAAGGCGATGTCGTACAACAACTACACCGACACCGATGCTGCGATCCGTGCGGCCTTCGACTTCGACCAGCCTGCCGTGGCGATCATCAAGCACGCGAACCCGTGTGGGATCGCCGTCGGCAAGACCGCTGCAGCCGCTCACGCGTCTGCCCACGCCTGTGATCCGCTCTCTGCCTACGGCGGGGTGATCGCGACGAACCGCGAGGTCGACTCCGAACTCGCGGCATCGATCAAACCGATCTTCACCGAATGCCTCGCCGCACCCTCCTTCACCGAGGAGGCCCTGGAGATCCTGTCGACGAAGAAGAATCTGCGCCTGCTCGAACTCGGCGACGTCGACGTGCCCGCCTCGGAGATCAAGCCGATCAGCGGCGGATTCCTCGTCCAGGACCGTGATGCCTTCCAGGCCGAAGGGGACTCTCCGGAGAACTGGACTCTGGCCGCAGGATCGGCGGCGTCGCCGGAGGTTCTGGCCGACCTCGAATTCGCATGGCGGGCCGGACGGGCCGTGAAGTCCAACGCCATTCTGCTCGCGAAGGACGGAGCCTCCGTCGGTGTGGGCATGGGCCAGGTCAATCGGGTCGACTCCGCGAAACTGGCCGTCGAACGTGCCGGATCCGAACGCGCTGCCGGTTCCGTCGCCGCCTCGGATGCCTTCTTTCCGTTCCCGGACGGTCTGCAGATCCTCATCGACGCGGGAGTCACCGCCGTCGTGCAGCCGGGTGGATCGATCCGCGACGACGAAGTCATCGCGGCCGCCGCCGAGGCAGGCATCACGATGTACCTTACCGGGAGCCGCCATTTCTTCCACTGA
- a CDS encoding 50S ribosomal protein L25/general stress protein Ctc produces MADFKLLAEARNEFGKGAARRIRRAGRIPAVVYGHGGDPVHISLEGHATMMALKHANALLEIESTDGSKNVLAIARDVQIEPVRREIEHLDLIIVKRGEKIEVDVPVHVVGEAAPGTMVSQVESTLLVLADATKLPESLEVTVEGRPAGEHVLAGQVELPAGVELVADPEQLVVNVSEEAEMDTESDAEEDATEAESTDEESTDEESTEEESSEEE; encoded by the coding sequence ATGGCTGACTTCAAACTTCTGGCCGAAGCTCGCAATGAGTTCGGCAAGGGCGCAGCACGTCGCATCCGCCGTGCGGGCCGCATCCCCGCCGTCGTCTACGGACACGGCGGCGACCCCGTCCACATCTCGCTCGAAGGCCACGCCACCATGATGGCCCTCAAGCACGCCAACGCCCTGCTCGAGATCGAGAGCACCGACGGCTCGAAGAACGTCCTGGCCATCGCCCGCGACGTCCAGATCGAACCCGTCCGTCGTGAGATCGAGCACCTCGACCTCATCATCGTCAAGCGCGGTGAGAAGATCGAGGTCGACGTTCCCGTCCACGTCGTCGGAGAGGCCGCTCCCGGCACCATGGTCTCGCAGGTCGAGTCGACGCTGCTCGTCCTCGCCGATGCGACCAAGCTGCCCGAGAGCCTCGAGGTCACCGTCGAGGGCCGCCCTGCAGGCGAGCACGTGCTCGCCGGCCAGGTCGAGCTGCCTGCCGGCGTCGAGCTCGTGGCCGATCCGGAGCAGCTCGTCGTCAACGTCTCCGAAGAGGCCGAGATGGACACCGAGTCCGACGCCGAGGAAGACGCCACCGAGGCAGAGTCGACCGACGAAGAGTCGACCGACGAGGAGTCCACCGAGGAAGAGAGCTCCGAAGAGGAGTGA